A stretch of Geomonas oryzisoli DNA encodes these proteins:
- a CDS encoding DUF488 domain-containing protein, which yields MVRLKRIYDEPAAQDGVRVLVDRLWPRGLSKDKAQLDRWDKELAPSDQLRRWFGHDPEKWLEFRERYCKELAGQGALLKDLAELAARGTLTLLYAAKDEEHNNAVVLKELLEDSGIG from the coding sequence ATGGTACGGCTAAAGAGGATATACGACGAGCCGGCAGCGCAGGACGGGGTGCGCGTGCTGGTGGACCGGCTCTGGCCCCGTGGGTTGTCCAAGGACAAGGCGCAGTTGGACCGCTGGGACAAGGAGCTTGCTCCCTCGGACCAATTGCGCCGCTGGTTCGGTCACGATCCCGAGAAATGGCTGGAGTTTCGGGAGCGTTACTGCAAGGAACTGGCAGGGCAGGGGGCGTTGCTGAAGGATCTTGCGGAGCTCGCCGCCCGCGGCACCCTGACCCTGCTCTACGCGGCAAAGGACGAAGAACACAACAACGCGGTTGTACTGAAGGAACTCCTGGAAGACTCCGGCATCGGCTGA
- a CDS encoding DUF302 domain-containing protein, producing MRKISHSCEVHAALDTVWNLLIEKVEQPHSYLPGVTQSRTLQHYGNGLLREIRGEGILITEKVVLDKTHGEVRYFLLEHPLFTGRVVNRVVPSSVQSPVAPQVLTIEVEWVPKDDQAERMIRSDLPEQIQREVISLKEKAETLDAQEAKPLTTLYAFGITMALPFADALPRVHQELQREGFGVLFEIDVKQKFKEKLDKDFRNYHILGACNPGLAYQAFGVEINIGTLLPCNVAVYSVSESRTVVMVMDPVAGLSLVGNSQLNELSVTVKQSLQRVMAGLHPVAS from the coding sequence ATGCGCAAGATCTCTCATAGCTGCGAAGTACATGCTGCGCTTGATACCGTGTGGAACCTTCTTATAGAAAAGGTGGAACAGCCGCATTCCTACCTGCCGGGGGTGACGCAGTCGCGCACCCTGCAGCATTACGGTAATGGGCTGCTGCGCGAGATTAGGGGGGAGGGTATCCTGATCACGGAGAAGGTCGTTCTCGACAAGACTCACGGCGAGGTGCGCTATTTTCTCCTGGAACATCCGCTCTTTACCGGCCGGGTAGTGAACCGGGTGGTGCCCTCTTCGGTGCAAAGTCCGGTGGCTCCGCAGGTGCTGACCATCGAGGTCGAGTGGGTGCCCAAAGACGACCAGGCCGAGCGTATGATCCGCAGCGACCTGCCGGAGCAGATCCAAAGAGAGGTGATCAGCTTGAAAGAAAAAGCGGAAACACTCGATGCGCAGGAGGCGAAACCCTTGACCACCCTGTACGCCTTCGGCATTACCATGGCGCTTCCCTTTGCCGATGCACTGCCCAGAGTACACCAGGAACTGCAAAGGGAGGGATTCGGGGTCCTGTTCGAGATCGACGTGAAGCAAAAGTTCAAGGAAAAGCTCGATAAGGACTTCCGCAACTACCACATCCTCGGGGCCTGCAACCCGGGTTTGGCCTACCAGGCCTTCGGGGTTGAGATCAACATCGGTACGCTGCTGCCGTGCAACGTGGCGGTCTACTCGGTGAGTGAGTCACGCACCGTGGTGATGGTGATGGATCCGGTCGCGGGGCTTTCCCTCGTGGGAAACAGCCAGTTGAACGAGCTCTCGGTCACGGTCAAGCAGAGCCTGCAGCGGGTTATGGCGGGGCTGCACCCGGTAGCGAGCTGA